The Anabas testudineus chromosome 14, fAnaTes1.2, whole genome shotgun sequence genome includes a region encoding these proteins:
- the LOC113170764 gene encoding LOW QUALITY PROTEIN: protocadherin alpha-C2-like (The sequence of the model RefSeq protein was modified relative to this genomic sequence to represent the inferred CDS: inserted 2 bases in 1 codon), producing the protein MAVAGICNWIGNTVPFYFVIFSLFCGLSFGQLRYSITEELENGALVGDLAHDLGLDIRKLSSRKIKVTSNSGKRYVIVNPKNGKLLVNERIDREALCDLSSTCLINLEVMVENPTEVHHIEVEIVDANDNAPQFPRDEYQLEITESALPGSRYPIENAEDPDIGSNSVRIYQLSANDHFALVSNKPSLNTKHIELVLKKPLDREQTPYHQLILSAVDGGTPEKTGTAKINVRVLDSNDNVPLFDSSVYKVKLLENSPKDTLVIKLNATDLDEGTNGEVYYSFSSYTPERVRQMFSMDTNTGEIRVRSNVDYEETNSYEMYIQAMDKGPGAVAAHCKVVVEVVDVNDNVPQIVLSSLSSPVREDARADTVVALISVTDRDSGANKQVSLEIPAGLPFKIKSFRNYYTLVTSAFLDRETTDAYNVTLSATDGGNPPLSSQKTIQVDVADVNDNPPRFEQTSYTVYVAENNSPGASLCTVKAQDADIKENARITYTVLNDNNHGIPVTSYVSVKADTGEAYALRAFDYESLREFHFQVKAQDGGIPPLSRVATVYVYIMDQNDHTPLIVNPPGNGTRSLETVQKNAEPGALVTKVVAYDADAGPNAWLVYVLETATDLDLFKVHEHTGEIRTTRRILEDNSTSFALTVVVKDHGQPPLTSTATINVAVMEVPPKVVPDPKRIIRPHSTLLFSNVTLYLIVALSATTFVFLVTVVVLAIVRCHAYCTQPGSCSPCCVSQKPPPDGGSSSVSAGGGGGAGAGAQPNNNVVLRRDLKVEPHYIEVRGNGSLTKTYCYKTCLTATSGSDTFMFYNTGRPISGTWGSGADRFFTSGSGFVRRLSMPDASLQICPEPKAPNADWRYSASLRAGVQSSVHMEESSVMQGAQGMLVQNWPTVSSAADGEGGGELSPPVGAGINSNSWHFRYGAGQGYGPPQPLKPGEIPPEAFIIPGSPAIISIRHDPXGPVDDKGDFISFGKKEEAKKKKKKKKDKKDKKDKGKDEGGEE; encoded by the exons ATGGCTGTGGCGGGGATATGCAACTGGATAGGGAACACtgtgcctttttattttgtgatattttccttattttgtgGCCTTTCGTTTGGACAATTGCGATATTCTATAACTGAAGAACTAGAAAATGGGGCATTGGTCGGCGATCTGGCGCATGACTTGGGGCTGGATATTCGAAAGCTCTCCAGTCGAAAAATCAAAGTAACCTCCAACAGCGGTAAGCGCTACGTGATTGTCAACCCCAAGAATGGGAAATTGCTTGTCAATGAAAGGATCGACAGGGAGGCACTGTGCGATTTATCCAGCACCTGCCTCATTAATCTGGAGGTGATGGTCGAAAACCCCACCGAGGTGCACCACATCGAGGTGGAGATTGTGGATGCCAATGATAACGCGCCCCAGTTCCCTAGAGACGAGTATCAACTGGAAATCACTGAATCTGCTTTGCCGGGGTCTCGCTACCCAATTGAAAACGCCGAGGACCCAGACATTGGGTCCAATTCAGTTCGCATATATCAGCTCAGTGCAAATGACCATTTCGCGCTGGTGTCTAACAAACCCTCCCTAAATACAAAGCACATCGAGCTTGTGCTCAAAAAGCCCCTTGATCGTGAGCAGACGCCTTATCACCAGTTAATTCTAAGTGCTGTGGATGGTGGAACACCAGAGAAAACAGGCACGGCTAAAATCAATGTCCGGGTCCTGGATTCAAATGACAATGTTCCCTTGTTTGACAGCTCAGTGTACAAGGTGAAGCTGTTGGAAAATTCGCCCAAAGACACCCTGGTAATTAAACTGAATGCAACTGATCTGGATGAGGGCACAAATGGAGAAGTGTATTATTCTTTCAGCAGCTACACTCCAGAGAGAGTGAGGCAGATGTTCAGTATGGACACTAACACAGGAGAAATAAGAGTGAGGAGCAATGTCGACTATGAAGAGACCAACTCCTATGAGATGTACATCCAGGCGATGGACAAGGGACCTGGAGCTGTGGCAGCACACTGTAAGGTAGTGGTAGAGGTGGTGGATGTGAATGACAACGTCCCTCAGATAGTGTTGTCATCTTTGTCGAGCCCTGTGAGGGAGGATGCCCGTGCTGACACAGTTGTGGCCCTCATTAGTGTTACTGATCGAGATTCTGGCGCTAACAAGCAGGTGAGCTTAGAGATCCCAGCAGGCCTTCCTTTCAAGATCAAGTCATTCAGAAATTACTACACTCTGGTTACCTCAGCCTTCCTGGACCGTGAGACCACCGATGCCTACAATGTCACGTTGAGTGCCACAGATGGAGGGAATCCTCCCCTATCCTCCCAGAAGACCATACAGGTGGATGTGGCGGATGTCAATGACAACCCACCACGATTTGAGCAGACTTCGTACACAGTTTATGTGGCTGAGAACAATTCCCCCGGAGCCTCTTTGTGTACTGTGAAAGCTCAAGATGCAGACATCAAAGAGAACGCACGCATCACCTACACGGTGCTCAATGACAACAACCACGGCATCCCCGTCACCTCGTATGTGTCTGTCAAGGCGGATACAGGTGAGGCTTATGCCCTGCGAGCCTTTGACTATGAGTCACTGAGAGAGTTTCACTTCCAGGTCAAAGCCCAAGATGGGGGCATTCCCCCACTCAGCCGAGTCGCCACTGTCTACGTCTACATCATGGATCAGAATGACCATACACCACTGATAGTCAACCCTCCTGGCAATGGCACGCGTTCCTTGGAGACAGTACAAAAGAATGCAGAACCAGGTGCCTTGGTGACCAAAGTGGTGGCGTATGATGCAGATGCTGGTCCAAATGCCTGGCTGGTGTATGTGCTGGAGACAGCCACTGACCTGGACTTGTTCAAGGTGCACGAACACACCGGTGAGATCAGGACCACTCGGAGGATCCTAGAGGACAACTCCACCTCCTTTGCTCTAACCGTGGTGGTGAAGGACCACGGGCAGCCTCCTCTGACCTCTACCGCCACCATCAATGTGGCTGTCATGGAGGTACCACCCAAAGTGGTTCCTGACCCCAAGAGGATCATCCGGCCTCACAGCACGCTGCTTTTCTCCAATGTGACCCTCTACTTGATTGTGGCTTTGAGCGCCACCACCTTTGTTTTCCTGGTCACTGTGGTGGTGCTGGCCATTGTCCGCTGCCATGCCTACTGCACCCAGCCCGGGTCCTGCTCCCCTTGCTGTGTGTCACAGAAGCCCCCTCCAGATGGTGGAAGCAGCAGTGTGAGCGCTGGCGGGGGAGGCGGTGCTGGAGCCGGAGCACAACCCAATAACAATGTGGTGCTTCGTAGAGACCTTAAAGTGGAGCCTCACTACATTGAAGTGCGTGGGAATGGCTCGTTAACAAAGACTTACTGCTACAAGACCTGCCTGACAGCCACCTCTGGCAGTGACACTTTCATGTTCTACAACACAGGACGCCCCATCAGTGGCACCTGGGGCAGCGGTGCTGACCGCTTCTTCACCAGTGGAAGTGGATTTGTACGCAGACTGAGTATGCCTGATGCCTCACTGCAAATCTGCCCAGAG CCGAAAGCCCCAAATGCTGACTGGCGATATTCTGCATCTTTGAGGGCAGGGGTGCAGAG TTCGGTCCACATGGAGGAGTCCTCTGTGATGCAGGGAGCCCAGGGCATGCTCGTCCAGAACTGGCCCACTGTTTCCAGCGCTGCAG ATGGAGAGGGTGGTGGAGAGCTTTCTCCCCCAGTAGGTGCTGGCATCAACAGCAACAGCTGGCACTTCAGATATGGCGCCGGACAAGGCTACGGTCCTCCTCAGCCCCTGAAGCCTGGAGAGATTCCTCCCGAGGCCTTCATCATCCCTGGGTCGCCGGCCATCATTTCTATCCGCCACGATCC CGGCCCCGTGGATGACAAAGGTGACTTCATAAGCTTCGGCAAGAAGGAGGaggccaagaagaagaagaagaagaagaaggacaagAAAGACAAGAAGGATAAAGGAAAGGATGAAGGGGGAGAGGAATAG
- the hrh2b gene encoding histamine receptor H2b, with protein MISTALLWLALVSFIILTIGGNVMVCLAVLLSRRLRRVANCFVVSLAVTDLLLGLLVLPLSATVELRGRKWPLGGTLCNIYISLDIMLCTCSILTLLAISVDRYLAVSAPLSYSRRVTPIRVTLVLIAVWAWSLAVSFVPVHLGWNTADYKVQHLDWAIRDEDKTGSYCQFEWNNNYVLIYVIGLFYLPLLLMCGMYLCIFRVAREQVLRIRAATPSFARTTSALAREHKATVTLAAVLGTFIICWFPYFTFFTYMGMKEKTTPPNTLYSVVLWLGYFNSTLNPILYPAFNRDFRRAYGGLLRCRGLSHRKVSVHKQLTFTMGQRLSQRSDTHNLEK; from the exons ATGATCTCTACAGCTCTGCTCTGGCTGGCCCTGGTGTCTTTTATCATTCTCACCATTGGTGGGAACGTGATGGTATGTTTGGCTGTATTGCTCAGCCGTCGACTGAGGCGCGTTGCCAACTGCTTTGTGGTGTCATTGGCAGTGACAGATCTCCTGCTAGGCCTGCTAGTGCTGCCCTTGTCTGCCACTGTGGAGCTGCGTGGCAGGAAATGGCCCCTTGGAGGAACCCTGTGTAACATATACATCTCACTGGATATCATGCTGTGTACATGCTCCATCCTGACCCTGCTGGCAATCAGTGTGGACCGATACCTAGCCGTTTCAGCTCCCCTCAGCTACTCTCGGAGAGTTACCCCCATCAGGGTGACACTGGTCCTAATTGCCGTATGGGCCTGGTCACTGGCTGTGTCCTTTGTGCCTGTCCACCTGGGCTGGAACACAGCAGACTACAAAGTGCAGCACTTGGACTGGGCCATAAGGGACGAGGACAAGACAGGAAGCTACTGTCAGTTTGAGTGGAATAACAACTATGTTCTCATTTATGTTATTGGCTTATTTTACCTGCCTCTGCTGCTTATGTGTGGAATGTATCTTTGCATATTCAGAGTGGCACGAGAGCAG GTGCTACGTATCCGTGCAGCGACTCCATCATTTGCACGCACAACATCAGCCCTGGCCCGAGAGCACAAAGCTACAGTGACCCTTGCAGCTGTACTGGGGACCTTTATCATCTGCTGGTTCCCCTACTTCACCTTCTTCACCTACATGGGCATGAAGGAGAAGACGACCCCCCCTAATACACTTTACTCTGTGGTCCTCTGGCTGGGCTATTTTAACTCAACCCTCAATCCCATCCTGTATCCAGCCTTCAACAGAGATTTTCGCAGGGCTTACGGGGGACTGCTTCGCTGCAGAGGACTGTCTCATCGAAAAGTATCTGTGCACAAACAATTAACCTTCACTATGGGACAGAGACTTTCCCAACggtctgacacacacaatttagaaaagtga